The following are from one region of the Polyangiaceae bacterium genome:
- a CDS encoding dihydroneopterin aldolase: protein MEPARDVIAIHGLETECVVGVYPHERGTPQPLCIDVELSVDTEAAARSEKLSYSIDYDGLASQLVFLLQSCRFRLLETAAHALCAYLLSPPAPGERRAQVRAVRLKLTKPDALGGRAVPSLTVERKAGFVEVAQKQAPFGTVDVINETREAGIYRLNLAAGRQAPLSVRPRAVGAAMALSDGLSCDGEQLTVGSVCRTTDGERHTYENPTPRQRTILLVHCPEPARFDWESKPRPRAHGL, encoded by the coding sequence GTGGAACCGGCTCGCGACGTCATTGCCATTCATGGCCTCGAGACCGAGTGCGTGGTGGGCGTGTATCCCCACGAGCGCGGCACGCCTCAGCCGTTGTGCATCGACGTGGAGCTGTCGGTGGACACCGAAGCCGCTGCCCGCAGTGAAAAGCTCTCCTACTCCATAGACTACGATGGCCTCGCCAGTCAGTTGGTGTTCCTGCTGCAGAGCTGCAGGTTTCGGCTCCTGGAAACGGCCGCCCACGCGCTGTGCGCGTATCTGCTGAGCCCCCCGGCGCCGGGTGAGCGCCGCGCGCAGGTCCGCGCCGTGCGCCTCAAGCTCACCAAGCCCGACGCCCTGGGGGGCCGGGCGGTGCCGTCGCTGACGGTGGAGCGCAAGGCCGGCTTCGTGGAGGTGGCCCAGAAGCAGGCGCCCTTCGGGACCGTAGACGTGATCAACGAAACGCGGGAGGCCGGGATCTATCGCCTCAATCTCGCCGCGGGGCGCCAAGCGCCGCTGTCCGTGAGGCCTCGGGCCGTGGGTGCCGCCATGGCTCTATCGGACGGGCTCAGCTGCGACGGCGAGCAGCTCACCGTGGGCAGCGTGTGCCGCACCACGGATGGCGAGCGTCACACCTATGAGAACCCGACGCCGCGCCAGCGGACGATCTTACTCGTGCACTGCCCCGAGCCTGCGCGTTTCGACTGGGAGTCCAAGCCTCGGCCGCGCGCACACGGACTGTAG
- a CDS encoding c-type cytochrome, with the protein MKRALPVLALLLSLFTVACSQKEPSGGERTAAPSAAPENAEPAPEEKPYVSGNAERGKELVKTYECNRCHEGTGLAAVPIELACFGCHVDIDAGKFKGPPDKMAKWKKHVQHVMDVPSLDAAGKRFQERWLAAFLQNPTDLRPHLAPSMPRMKMSDTDARDIAAYLARDAAPAPAVDLAKANAENGRKLLETKGCGMCHALSGAPALPMQPNAVGPRVQPAVALAPDLAHVRERIAAPELVRWLMNPKSVKPNTLMPSFDLTLAEAADIAAYLLTAKLTPEKRAVPARLPLLTRPVTFDEVNERVLSKTCRHCHGNPDIAGGDGGPGSTGGFGFPARHLDLSTYTGVASGWVGEDGERHSIFSNTKDGTPRLLAALYARQAEEAGVIDPDVRGMPLGMPALPSEDIQLLATWIAQGRHR; encoded by the coding sequence ATGAAACGCGCGCTCCCTGTCCTCGCGCTCCTCCTTTCGCTCTTCACCGTGGCGTGCTCCCAAAAGGAGCCGTCCGGTGGAGAGCGAACGGCGGCTCCGAGCGCGGCGCCCGAAAACGCCGAGCCCGCGCCGGAGGAGAAGCCTTACGTCTCCGGCAACGCGGAGCGGGGCAAGGAGCTGGTCAAGACCTACGAATGCAATCGCTGCCATGAGGGCACGGGCCTCGCCGCCGTGCCCATCGAGCTCGCGTGCTTCGGCTGCCATGTGGACATCGACGCCGGCAAGTTCAAGGGACCGCCGGACAAGATGGCCAAGTGGAAGAAGCACGTGCAGCACGTGATGGACGTGCCGTCGCTGGATGCCGCGGGGAAGCGCTTTCAAGAGCGTTGGCTCGCGGCGTTCTTGCAGAACCCCACGGATTTGCGGCCGCACCTCGCGCCCAGCATGCCGCGCATGAAGATGAGCGACACGGACGCGCGGGACATTGCGGCGTATCTGGCGCGCGACGCCGCGCCGGCACCGGCCGTGGACCTCGCCAAGGCGAACGCCGAAAATGGCCGCAAGCTGCTGGAAACCAAGGGCTGCGGCATGTGCCACGCGCTGAGCGGCGCGCCGGCGCTGCCCATGCAGCCCAACGCCGTCGGCCCTCGGGTGCAGCCCGCCGTGGCGCTGGCGCCGGATCTCGCTCACGTGCGCGAGCGCATCGCCGCGCCGGAGCTCGTGCGCTGGCTCATGAATCCGAAGAGCGTGAAGCCGAACACCTTGATGCCGAGCTTCGACCTCACTCTGGCGGAAGCCGCGGACATCGCCGCCTACCTGCTCACGGCCAAGCTCACGCCCGAAAAGCGCGCCGTGCCCGCGCGCCTGCCGCTGCTCACCCGGCCCGTGACCTTCGACGAGGTGAACGAGCGCGTGCTCAGCAAGACCTGCCGCCACTGTCACGGCAACCCGGACATCGCCGGGGGCGACGGCGGTCCCGGCAGCACCGGCGGCTTCGGCTTCCCCGCGCGCCACCTGGATCTCAGCACCTACACCGGCGTCGCTTCCGGCTGGGTCGGGGAAGACGGCGAGCGCCACAGCATCTTCTCCAACACCAAAGACGGCACGCCGCGCCTACTCGCCGCCCTCTACGCCCGCCAGGCGGAAGAAGCCGGCGTCATCGATCCCGACGTGCGCGGCATGCCCCTCGGAATGCCGGCATTGCCCAGCGAGGACATCCAGCTGCTCGCCACCTGGATCGCCCAGGGCCGCCACCGCTAG
- a CDS encoding DUF1801 domain-containing protein → MATKSKKKTASKKTASKKTAAKRGARPKLLAGGNPQIAKGDGAAPVRAYIAAIPGWKRGVGERIDRLVTRAVPKAKKAVKWNSPFYGVEGQGWFLSFHCFTKYVKVTFFNGASLSPLPPGKSSQAKVRYLDVHEDDALDEKLVTSWIRQAAALPGWTP, encoded by the coding sequence ATGGCGACCAAGTCGAAGAAGAAGACGGCGTCCAAGAAGACCGCGTCCAAGAAGACGGCGGCGAAGCGCGGGGCGAGGCCGAAGCTGCTGGCCGGTGGCAATCCGCAGATTGCGAAGGGTGACGGCGCGGCCCCCGTGCGCGCGTACATCGCCGCCATCCCCGGCTGGAAGCGCGGCGTGGGCGAGCGCATCGATCGCCTCGTCACGCGAGCGGTTCCCAAGGCGAAGAAGGCGGTGAAGTGGAACTCACCGTTCTATGGCGTCGAAGGGCAGGGGTGGTTCCTGAGCTTCCACTGCTTCACGAAGTACGTGAAGGTCACTTTCTTCAACGGAGCGTCTCTCAGCCCGCTGCCTCCGGGAAAGTCCAGCCAGGCGAAGGTGCGCTACCTGGACGTCCACGAAGACGACGCGCTCGACGAAAAGCTCGTGACGAGCTGGATCCGTCAGGCCGCCGCGCTGCCGGGATGGACGCCGTAG
- a CDS encoding DNA-binding protein, with the protein MANDQLAVSSIPSREGLSREQRRSRRKRAVRARTISVQRTTRRELEALRRKNRDQVPDLPRSREECVDGPRPCPHVACRHHLYLDVSPKTGAIKLNFPDLEVWELEVSCALDVADMGGITLEDVGVIMNLTRERIRQLELKALARLEALRDMLSLREFAE; encoded by the coding sequence GTGGCAAACGATCAGTTGGCAGTTTCCAGCATTCCATCCAGAGAGGGGCTTTCCCGCGAGCAGCGGCGGTCTCGGCGCAAGCGCGCGGTGCGAGCCCGCACCATCAGCGTCCAGCGCACCACCCGCCGGGAGCTCGAGGCCCTACGCCGCAAGAACCGTGACCAGGTTCCGGACTTGCCGAGGTCTCGCGAGGAGTGCGTGGACGGTCCCAGGCCCTGCCCCCACGTGGCTTGTCGTCACCACCTCTATCTCGACGTGTCGCCGAAGACGGGCGCTATCAAGCTCAACTTCCCCGATCTGGAAGTGTGGGAGCTGGAAGTCTCCTGCGCCCTGGACGTGGCGGACATGGGCGGCATCACGCTGGAGGACGTTGGCGTGATCATGAACCTCACTCGGGAGCGCATTCGCCAGCTCGAGCTGAAGGCGCTGGCGCGGCTAGAGGCATTGCGCGACATGTTGAGCCTGCGCGAGTTCGCGGAGTAG
- a CDS encoding SUMF1/EgtB/PvdO family nonheme iron enzyme, with protein MALGPRHLGVVLPLLVMAAAGCDKKSASTPAESASVAVPPPTESAAAPVASAPADAGAPDASKESAFPPAKTEGCPDGMIRVEGEYCPVVIEKCDEHHPEYVAHKGDKNVSERCLHYEKPSRCFVKERKHLSFCIDRFEYPNEVGELPRVLTSWLQARDMCDKIGKRLCTEDEFNFACEGPEMLPQVNGYDRDPKVCNIDKPYHQPDHSRQMLTYDKCMETDWCKAEMDRLDQRHRIGAVNTCVSWAGVVDMNGNVNEWVELPGKKHPNRSGLKGGWWGPVRNRCRPTVTFHKEFDYGYEAGFRCCKDAADGG; from the coding sequence ATGGCCCTCGGACCTCGTCACCTCGGAGTCGTGCTGCCGCTGCTGGTCATGGCTGCCGCGGGCTGCGACAAGAAGAGTGCTTCGACCCCGGCCGAGAGCGCGAGCGTCGCCGTGCCCCCGCCCACCGAAAGCGCTGCGGCGCCGGTGGCGAGTGCCCCAGCGGACGCGGGCGCTCCGGACGCCAGCAAGGAGAGCGCGTTCCCCCCCGCCAAGACCGAGGGCTGCCCGGACGGCATGATCCGAGTCGAAGGCGAGTATTGCCCCGTGGTGATCGAGAAGTGCGACGAGCACCATCCGGAATACGTCGCCCACAAGGGGGACAAGAACGTGAGCGAGCGCTGCCTGCACTACGAAAAGCCCTCGCGCTGCTTCGTGAAGGAACGCAAGCACCTCTCCTTCTGCATCGACCGCTTCGAGTACCCCAACGAGGTGGGCGAGCTGCCCCGCGTGCTCACCTCTTGGCTCCAGGCGCGAGACATGTGCGACAAGATCGGCAAGCGCCTGTGCACGGAGGACGAGTTCAACTTCGCGTGCGAAGGCCCGGAGATGTTGCCCCAGGTGAACGGGTACGATCGCGACCCGAAGGTGTGCAACATCGACAAGCCCTATCACCAGCCGGATCACTCTCGGCAGATGCTCACCTACGACAAGTGCATGGAAACGGATTGGTGCAAGGCGGAGATGGATCGCCTCGACCAGCGCCATCGCATCGGTGCCGTGAACACCTGCGTCTCCTGGGCCGGCGTGGTGGACATGAACGGCAACGTGAACGAGTGGGTGGAGCTGCCCGGCAAGAAGCACCCGAACCGCAGCGGCCTCAAGGGTGGCTGGTGGGGACCGGTGCGCAATCGCTGTCGGCCTACCGTCACCTTCCACAAGGAGTTCGACTACGGCTACGAAGCGGGCTTCCGCTGCTGCAAGGACGCCGCCGACGGAGGCTGA
- a CDS encoding acyl-CoA dehydrogenase family protein, whose product MVDTSISFMRSLCMGVIEEQVIFPFPRVPEEHKETLHGVIDSLKQLLAPREEDFRKWDRAGEMPKDFVEELKQFGLFGLVIPEEYGGLGFKSTAYARTLQEVAKYDASVAVTIGAHSSIGMRGLLLFGTDEQKQKYLPKLATGEMLAAFCLTEPGAGSDAAALKTRAVKEGDEWVITGNKLWITNGGMADFFTVFARTGEEEGKTHLTAFIVTKDMPGVSVGPHEDKMGIRASSTTTVHLDGVRVPNANMLGPVNKGFKVAMQILNNGRTGLGGGSIGGMKKLIELSTKYANERETFGKPIRDYGMIKLKVGQMVVDCYATEAVVDMVAMLIDQGYEDYAVEAAISKVFASEALWHATDEALQIAGGNGYMCEYPYERMMRDARINRIFEGTNEILRLFIALTAMNDVGGQLKELSSTVRGIFDDPIKGFGVLSQYALKHATLATGFPRAKSRFSLVDPALRESAAVFEDATRHLAAAVDRILRKHGKNIIGKQLASRRLANIMIDLFVLACVLSRVNSALAEKGMEGAAREVDILKVFANQAQRRVKHAFALIDINDDELIKGVADHAFENERFVWDNI is encoded by the coding sequence ATGGTCGACACCAGCATCAGCTTCATGCGCTCCCTGTGCATGGGCGTGATCGAAGAGCAGGTCATCTTCCCGTTCCCGCGGGTGCCGGAAGAGCACAAGGAGACGCTGCACGGGGTGATCGACTCCCTGAAGCAGCTGCTCGCTCCCCGTGAAGAAGATTTTCGCAAGTGGGATCGCGCCGGCGAGATGCCCAAGGACTTCGTGGAGGAGCTCAAGCAGTTCGGGCTCTTCGGCCTGGTGATCCCCGAGGAGTACGGGGGGCTCGGCTTCAAGAGCACGGCCTACGCGCGCACGCTGCAGGAGGTCGCCAAGTACGACGCTTCCGTGGCGGTGACCATCGGCGCCCACAGCTCCATCGGCATGCGCGGTCTGCTCTTGTTCGGGACCGACGAGCAAAAGCAGAAGTACCTGCCCAAGCTCGCCACGGGAGAGATGCTGGCGGCCTTCTGCCTCACGGAGCCCGGTGCCGGCTCGGACGCGGCAGCGCTCAAGACCCGTGCGGTGAAAGAGGGTGACGAGTGGGTGATCACCGGCAACAAGCTGTGGATCACCAACGGCGGCATGGCGGATTTCTTCACGGTGTTCGCCCGCACCGGAGAGGAAGAGGGCAAGACTCACCTCACGGCCTTCATCGTCACCAAGGACATGCCCGGCGTGAGCGTGGGTCCCCACGAGGACAAGATGGGCATTCGCGCCAGCTCCACCACCACGGTGCACTTGGACGGCGTCCGGGTTCCGAACGCCAACATGCTCGGTCCCGTGAACAAGGGCTTCAAGGTCGCCATGCAGATCTTGAACAACGGCCGCACGGGCCTCGGCGGCGGCAGCATCGGCGGCATGAAGAAGCTCATAGAGCTCTCCACCAAGTACGCCAACGAGCGGGAGACCTTCGGCAAGCCCATCCGCGACTACGGCATGATCAAGCTGAAGGTCGGGCAGATGGTGGTGGACTGCTACGCCACGGAGGCCGTGGTGGACATGGTCGCCATGCTCATCGACCAGGGCTACGAGGACTACGCCGTGGAGGCTGCCATCAGCAAGGTGTTCGCCTCCGAGGCGCTGTGGCACGCGACGGACGAGGCGCTACAGATCGCCGGCGGCAACGGCTACATGTGCGAGTACCCCTACGAGCGCATGATGCGCGACGCACGCATCAACCGCATCTTCGAGGGCACCAACGAGATCTTGCGACTGTTCATCGCGCTCACCGCCATGAACGACGTGGGCGGCCAGCTGAAGGAGCTTTCGTCCACCGTGCGTGGCATCTTCGACGACCCGATCAAGGGCTTTGGCGTGCTCAGCCAGTACGCCCTCAAGCACGCCACCCTGGCCACGGGTTTCCCCCGGGCCAAGAGCCGCTTTTCCTTGGTGGACCCGGCGCTCCGGGAGTCCGCCGCGGTGTTCGAAGACGCCACGCGACACCTGGCCGCCGCCGTGGACCGCATCTTGCGCAAACACGGCAAGAACATCATCGGCAAGCAGCTGGCGTCGCGCCGTCTCGCCAACATCATGATCGACCTGTTCGTGCTGGCCTGCGTCCTGAGCCGCGTGAACTCCGCGCTGGCGGAGAAGGGCATGGAAGGCGCCGCCCGGGAGGTGGACATCTTGAAGGTGTTCGCCAACCAGGCTCAGCGCCGCGTGAAGCACGCCTTCGCCCTGATTGACATCAACGACGACGAGCTGATCAAGGGCGTGGCGGACCACGCGTTCGAGAACGAACGCTTCGTGTGGGACAACATCTGA
- a CDS encoding SUMF1/EgtB/PvdO family nonheme iron enzyme has product MRALLSVPLALAVACGAAPPAEPEAPTPPPPTAPPPQVFAPDAGATPEADAAPPAVSSADAGSDAAEGPSSCPEGMILVEGDYCTRVEQKCDASWYAKWNKKTVCEKFEPHSTCIGKRVKKRFCIDTYSWPNKKGERPEVMNNFYQAQVKCATVGKRMCTESEWTFACEGPEMKPFPYGYERDPNKCNGDRPWDHPDMKKVAQRDPKELARLWQGERSGSQKDCVSDFGVHDLPGNNDEVVANEQPTSNWKGKYSSVHTGGPWYEGVRNQCRPKIYTHDEGFYYYFLGFRCCAEPDGKVTDPRTPHEREKKWDFDRVERLAGFTREEMKQKLELKKEGKCSCGAKDIRCKTMCGTTLGPDAKEPDPKNRILHKND; this is encoded by the coding sequence ATGCGTGCCCTGTTGTCCGTACCGCTGGCCCTGGCCGTCGCCTGCGGCGCTGCGCCGCCGGCCGAGCCCGAAGCGCCCACTCCCCCGCCGCCCACGGCGCCCCCGCCCCAGGTCTTCGCGCCGGACGCGGGCGCCACGCCGGAAGCGGACGCCGCTCCGCCCGCGGTGTCGAGCGCCGACGCCGGAAGCGACGCCGCCGAGGGGCCCAGCTCCTGCCCCGAAGGCATGATCCTGGTGGAAGGCGACTACTGCACCCGCGTCGAGCAGAAGTGCGACGCGAGCTGGTACGCGAAGTGGAACAAGAAGACGGTGTGCGAGAAGTTCGAGCCGCACAGCACCTGCATCGGCAAGCGTGTGAAGAAGCGCTTCTGCATCGACACCTACTCCTGGCCCAACAAGAAGGGCGAGCGGCCGGAGGTGATGAACAACTTCTACCAAGCGCAGGTCAAGTGCGCGACGGTCGGCAAGCGCATGTGCACGGAGTCGGAGTGGACCTTCGCCTGTGAGGGCCCCGAGATGAAGCCGTTCCCCTACGGCTACGAGCGGGACCCCAACAAGTGCAACGGCGACCGCCCCTGGGACCATCCGGACATGAAGAAGGTGGCCCAGCGCGACCCCAAGGAGCTGGCGCGCCTGTGGCAGGGCGAGCGCAGCGGCAGCCAAAAGGACTGCGTCAGCGATTTCGGCGTCCATGACTTGCCCGGTAACAACGACGAGGTCGTGGCCAACGAGCAGCCCACCAGCAACTGGAAGGGCAAGTACAGCAGCGTGCACACGGGCGGCCCCTGGTACGAGGGCGTCCGCAACCAGTGCCGCCCCAAGATCTACACCCACGACGAGGGCTTCTATTACTACTTCCTGGGCTTCCGCTGCTGCGCCGAGCCCGACGGCAAGGTCACCGATCCGCGCACGCCTCACGAGCGCGAGAAAAAGTGGGACTTCGATCGCGTCGAGCGGTTGGCTGGCTTCACTCGAGAAGAGATGAAGCAGAAGCTCGAGCTCAAGAAGGAAGGCAAGTGCAGCTGCGGCGCGAAGGACATCCGCTGCAAGACCATGTGCGGCACCACCCTGGGCCCCGACGCCAAAGAGCCGGATCCGAAGAACCGCATCCTGCACAAGAACGACTGA
- a CDS encoding ATP-binding protein produces MLEIDRDAIAQRLALDNPWWQSAEAPESLAEWPRRAYFAPLSELVRQSVQRAIVLLGARRVGKTTLLRQLIYDGMRKGDLGPVLYASVDAPTYSGLRLEDLLGLFEELTPHDPRARRLVVFDEIQYLPDWERHLKDLVDTHPNTRFIASGSAGAALKRKSAESGAGRFTDFELPPLTFAEFLDFAGATGEVLDSATVPTQVRNIAQLNEHFVSYVNFGGYPEVVRNAAIRSDMERFVRNDIVQKVLLQDLPTLYGITNIPELNRLFTTLAYNSGQLISLEALAGNAGIAKATIARYLEYLEAAFLIVRVRRVDDSARRLKRERNFKVYLCNPSMRAALFGPVTKDEDALGALAETALVTQYLHAPLFSDLCFARWKDGEVDIVRVDPTRQEPLWALEVKWSDRACNSESDWAPSLEFAKRNGLDTVFMTSLTISRTSEHGGIKRVVIPLAKLAYQIAQLSANQELLRSTFGLPEA; encoded by the coding sequence GTGCTGGAAATCGACCGTGACGCCATTGCCCAACGGCTGGCCCTCGACAACCCCTGGTGGCAGAGCGCGGAGGCCCCAGAGTCCCTGGCTGAGTGGCCGCGGAGGGCGTACTTCGCGCCGCTCAGCGAGCTGGTCCGACAGTCCGTTCAGCGCGCGATAGTTCTGCTGGGTGCCCGGCGGGTTGGCAAGACCACGCTGCTTCGCCAGCTCATCTACGACGGAATGCGAAAGGGCGACTTGGGCCCGGTGCTGTACGCGTCCGTGGACGCCCCCACCTACTCGGGTTTGCGGCTGGAGGATCTGCTCGGCCTCTTCGAAGAGCTCACGCCTCACGATCCGCGTGCACGCCGGCTCGTCGTGTTCGACGAGATACAGTATCTGCCGGACTGGGAGCGGCACCTCAAGGACCTCGTCGATACCCATCCGAACACGCGGTTCATCGCGAGCGGCTCCGCAGGCGCCGCCCTGAAGCGCAAGAGCGCGGAGTCGGGTGCGGGCCGGTTCACGGATTTCGAGCTTCCACCACTCACCTTCGCGGAGTTCTTGGACTTTGCGGGGGCGACGGGCGAAGTGCTGGACTCGGCGACGGTACCGACGCAGGTGCGAAACATCGCGCAGCTCAACGAGCACTTCGTGAGCTACGTCAACTTCGGCGGTTACCCGGAAGTCGTTCGAAACGCTGCGATTCGTTCCGACATGGAACGCTTCGTCCGCAACGACATCGTGCAGAAGGTCCTGTTGCAGGACCTGCCGACCCTCTACGGAATCACGAACATCCCGGAGCTGAATCGCCTCTTCACGACCCTTGCCTACAACTCCGGGCAGCTCATCAGTCTCGAGGCACTGGCCGGGAACGCTGGGATCGCCAAGGCAACGATCGCGCGCTACCTGGAGTACCTGGAGGCGGCGTTCTTGATCGTGCGAGTGCGACGCGTCGACGACTCGGCGCGCCGGCTGAAGCGTGAGCGCAACTTCAAGGTGTACTTGTGCAACCCCTCCATGCGCGCTGCCTTGTTCGGCCCGGTCACCAAAGATGAAGACGCGCTGGGCGCCCTCGCGGAGACGGCCCTGGTGACTCAGTATCTCCACGCCCCGCTGTTCAGTGATCTATGCTTCGCGCGTTGGAAGGACGGAGAAGTCGACATCGTTCGTGTAGACCCGACGCGGCAAGAGCCCCTGTGGGCGCTAGAGGTGAAGTGGTCGGACCGCGCGTGCAATTCGGAGAGTGATTGGGCACCGAGCCTCGAGTTTGCGAAGCGCAACGGACTCGATACCGTTTTCATGACCTCACTCACGATCTCGAGAACGAGCGAGCACGGTGGAATCAAACGGGTCGTGATTCCGCTGGCCAAGCTCGCGTACCAGATCGCGCAGCTCTCAGCGAACCAAGAGCTGCTCCGCAGCACGTTCGGCCTGCCCGAAGCTTGA
- a CDS encoding serine/threonine protein kinase, producing MTSSTHERMKAARRDDREPTSDIIPLLSVPLPGKEADKYIGCTIDGRYVVQSVLGEGGMGVVYKCRRRVFEKTVAVKILRSDLAKNHEVTERFATEAKAASNIGNAHIVDVFDFGELPDGSTYFAMEYLDGPTLADLLEHDGTVPASRVVEIGRQMAEGLAAAHESKIVHRDLKPDNVFVVDKDGQDFVKIVDFGIAKVAGLQNKITRAGAIFGTPHYMAPEQCRGAAVDARTDIYSLGVILYELVTGSVPFDAENPLTILSQHLHDAPAPPSSIDRPPVMPAGLESVILRCLEKDPDFRYQSMSDVATALEAIGRGEGSDEIDVPISVAPPSHEGAELAAPAPISEIPIPLVESPPSSRLALDIDAAVRDAEIEKEWRRAHGRRRWLWVLLLLVLAGGAVAGYTLLQSRVSTLPLAVRVGRPLVFTDFFGSKDEGQEQKTRAVALVLSPIDAHVFQGKKDLGTMPITLDVPENEPLKISVRRAGYWPRKIKVDGNKEKLLIRLAPIPGSGLAAPGKERTAKELGFEEGSEPAAETDDTSAEDTAEPEQSSEAPPAKPAPTVKGKALPTATEDKPAAPAPKAPPSDIPSGI from the coding sequence GTGACCAGCTCCACCCACGAGCGCATGAAAGCCGCTCGGCGTGACGATCGGGAGCCCACCAGCGACATCATTCCGCTGCTTTCCGTGCCCTTGCCCGGCAAGGAAGCCGACAAGTACATCGGCTGCACGATAGACGGCCGCTACGTCGTGCAGAGCGTGCTCGGCGAGGGCGGCATGGGGGTCGTCTACAAGTGCCGCCGCCGCGTGTTCGAGAAGACCGTGGCCGTGAAGATCTTGCGCTCGGATCTGGCGAAGAACCACGAGGTCACCGAGCGGTTCGCCACGGAGGCCAAGGCAGCCAGCAACATCGGCAACGCTCACATCGTGGACGTCTTCGATTTCGGCGAGCTGCCGGATGGCTCCACCTACTTCGCGATGGAGTACCTGGACGGTCCGACGCTTGCGGATCTGCTGGAGCACGACGGCACCGTGCCCGCCAGCCGCGTGGTGGAGATCGGCCGGCAGATGGCCGAGGGCCTCGCCGCCGCCCACGAGTCCAAGATCGTCCATCGCGATTTGAAGCCGGACAACGTCTTCGTCGTCGACAAAGACGGCCAGGACTTCGTCAAGATCGTGGACTTTGGCATCGCCAAGGTGGCGGGGCTGCAGAACAAGATCACGCGCGCCGGTGCCATCTTCGGCACGCCCCACTACATGGCTCCGGAGCAGTGCCGCGGCGCCGCCGTGGACGCGCGCACCGACATCTACTCCCTCGGCGTCATCCTGTACGAGCTGGTCACCGGGAGTGTTCCCTTCGACGCCGAGAACCCACTGACCATCCTTTCGCAGCACCTGCACGATGCGCCTGCTCCCCCGAGCAGCATCGATCGCCCCCCGGTCATGCCCGCCGGCCTCGAGAGCGTGATCCTCCGCTGTCTCGAGAAAGACCCCGACTTCCGCTACCAGAGCATGAGTGACGTCGCCACGGCCCTCGAGGCGATCGGTAGAGGCGAAGGCAGCGACGAAATCGACGTGCCCATCAGCGTCGCGCCGCCCTCCCACGAAGGTGCGGAGCTCGCCGCACCGGCGCCGATCTCCGAGATCCCGATCCCCCTGGTGGAGAGTCCGCCATCGTCGCGCCTGGCGCTGGACATCGACGCCGCCGTGCGGGACGCAGAGATCGAGAAGGAGTGGCGCCGCGCTCACGGGCGACGCCGCTGGCTGTGGGTGCTCTTGCTGTTGGTCCTCGCTGGCGGTGCGGTGGCCGGCTATACGCTGTTGCAGTCCCGTGTGTCCACGTTGCCGCTGGCGGTTCGGGTGGGCCGGCCGCTGGTGTTCACGGACTTCTTCGGCTCCAAAGACGAGGGCCAGGAGCAGAAGACGCGTGCTGTCGCTCTGGTCCTGTCGCCGATAGATGCTCACGTGTTCCAGGGCAAGAAGGACCTGGGCACCATGCCCATCACGCTGGATGTCCCCGAGAACGAGCCACTGAAAATCTCCGTTCGCCGCGCGGGGTACTGGCCGCGGAAGATCAAGGTCGATGGCAACAAGGAGAAGCTCCTGATTCGCTTGGCGCCGATCCCGGGCTCGGGCTTGGCCGCACCGGGCAAGGAGCGCACCGCCAAGGAGCTCGGTTTCGAAGAAGGATCCGAGCCGGCTGCGGAAACGGACGACACTTCTGCAGAAGACACGGCAGAGCCGGAACAGAGCAGCGAAGCTCCGCCGGCCAAGCCCGCGCCCACGGTCAAAGGCAAGGCGCTCCCCACCGCCACCGAAGACAAGCCTGCGGCCCCCGCGCCCAAGGCGCCGCCCTCCGACATCCCTTCCGGGATCTGA
- a CDS encoding asparaginase has protein sequence MNRREGPFRVAIVTTGGTIDKTYDETDGSLRNTRSVLDAILSRLRLPEVTVTHIAPMSKDSLEMTAEDRERIAAVVESAAQDHDAVVVIHGTDTLSETGELLVTALERLTMPVVLTGAMRPYEFRDTDATQNVTEALLAARLLPPGVYVVMHGHALAFPGVAKSRERRTFVRR, from the coding sequence ATGAATCGTCGCGAAGGCCCGTTTCGCGTCGCCATTGTCACGACTGGCGGCACCATCGACAAGACCTACGACGAGACGGACGGCTCATTGCGCAACACCCGCTCCGTGCTGGACGCGATCCTTTCGCGGCTACGCCTACCCGAGGTGACCGTCACCCACATTGCCCCCATGAGCAAAGACTCGCTGGAGATGACGGCCGAGGACCGGGAGAGGATCGCCGCAGTGGTCGAAAGCGCAGCGCAGGACCACGACGCGGTGGTGGTGATCCACGGCACGGACACCCTGAGCGAGACTGGGGAGCTGTTGGTGACCGCCCTTGAGAGGCTCACCATGCCGGTGGTGCTCACCGGGGCGATGCGCCCCTACGAGTTCCGCGACACGGACGCGACCCAGAACGTGACGGAAGCTCTGTTGGCGGCGCGACTCCTGCCGCCAGGGGTGTACGTGGTGATGCACGGACACGCGCTGGCTTTCCCCGGCGTGGCCAAGAGCCGCGAGCGGCGTACCTTCGTGCGGCGCTGA